Proteins from one Cydia fagiglandana chromosome 13, ilCydFagi1.1, whole genome shotgun sequence genomic window:
- the LOC134669967 gene encoding transmembrane protein 222 encodes MNVDRSPESQVDLSDRDQAVLMDPIDHERCRYPYCIVWTPIPVLTWMFPFLGHMGICTSSGVIRDFAGPYFVSEDLMAFGNPTKYWQLTPAKAHNGQPGWDAAVHKASEIYKKRMHIIFYDNCHSHVAMALNLMSYGGCKNWNMVKLAFYMIPYSKYVSPGAFVKTWLPFVIIVAFICTLAALI; translated from the exons ATGAATGTTGACCGCAGCCCGGAAAGCCAAGTAGATTTGAGTGATCGCGACCAAGCCGTCCTGATGGATCCTATTGACCACGAACGTTGTCGCTATCCATATTGTATAGTTTGGACTCCCATTCCGGTTTTAAC ATGGATGTTCCCGTTTCTTGGTCACATGGGTATCTGCACATCCAGCGGGGTGATCCGGGACTTTGCTGGACCCTACTTTGTGTCTGAAGACCTGATGGCGTTCGGGAACCCGACCAAGTACTGGCAGCTGACACCGGCTAAGGCTCACAATGGGCAACCTGGATGGGATGCTGCTGTTCACAAAGCTTCAGAGATTTATAAAAAGAGAATG CATATCATATTCTACGACAACTGCCACTCTCATGTGGCGATGGCGCTGAACCTCATGAGCTACGGCGGCTGCAAGAACTGGAATATGGTGAAGCTGGCCTTCTACATGATACCCTATTCTAAATATGTCAG CCCTGGAGCCTTCGTAAAGACATGGCTGCCGTTCGTGATCATCGTCGCATTCATCTGCACGCTCGCCGCTCTCATATAG